One window of the Pseudomonas lurida genome contains the following:
- the rsmD gene encoding 16S rRNA (guanine(966)-N(2))-methyltransferase RsmD: MASPSRPKKPVHNVHNGVGQLRIIGGEWRSRKLSFPDVVGLRPTPDRVRETLFNWLAPYIAGAKVLDPFAGSGALFLEALSRGAALGQALDASNVAVSSLKEHLGTLRCTTGQVQTADALRYLETQPASEFDVVFLDPPFNQNLLPTVCALLEERQWLAPDAWIYTESETAPSTLGLPASWRLHREQKSGRVYYALWQRSAA, from the coding sequence ATGGCCAGTCCATCTCGCCCGAAAAAACCTGTCCACAACGTCCATAACGGCGTGGGCCAGCTGCGCATCATTGGCGGCGAATGGCGCAGCCGCAAACTGAGCTTCCCCGACGTCGTAGGCCTGCGCCCGACGCCGGACCGCGTGCGTGAAACCCTGTTCAACTGGCTTGCGCCCTACATTGCAGGCGCCAAGGTACTGGACCCGTTTGCCGGCAGTGGCGCGCTGTTCCTGGAGGCGCTGTCCCGTGGCGCCGCCCTGGGGCAGGCGCTGGACGCCAGTAATGTGGCTGTTTCCAGCTTAAAGGAACACCTGGGCACCCTGCGCTGCACCACCGGCCAGGTGCAAACCGCCGATGCGTTGCGCTACCTGGAAACCCAGCCTGCCAGCGAGTTCGACGTCGTATTCCTCGACCCGCCGTTCAACCAGAACCTGCTGCCGACCGTGTGCGCATTGCTGGAAGAACGCCAATGGCTGGCGCCGGATGCGTGGATCTACACTGAAAGCGAGACGGCGCCCTCCACCCTGGGCTTGCCGGCATCATGGCGCCTGCACCGGGAACAGAAGTCCGGGCGGGTGTACTACGCGTTATGGCAACGCAGCGCCGCCTGA
- a CDS encoding hydrolase — MNPCANNFTPAFGLGNPHLQTLWGPLWRPTTHIERQRERLWLADGDFLDIDWHGPHDAQAPLVLVLHGLTGSSNSPYVAGLQKVLAAQGWASAALNWRGCSGEPNLLARSYHSGASEDLAATIAHLQAKRPLAPLYAVGYSLGGNVLLKHLGETGAASGLKGAAAVSVPFRLDQCADRIGLGFSRVYQKHFMREMLAYIRVKQSRFLQDGRADGLKTLEALGSLEKMRTFWDFDGRVTAPLHGFLSAEDYYRRASSRYYLGDIRAPTLIIQAADDPFVFAHSLPEASELSACTEFELLAKGGHVGFVEGSLRRPGYYLERRIPQWLLAQHG, encoded by the coding sequence ATGAACCCTTGCGCTAACAACTTCACTCCCGCCTTTGGCCTCGGCAACCCTCACCTGCAAACGCTGTGGGGGCCGCTGTGGCGCCCCACCACCCACATCGAACGCCAACGCGAACGCCTGTGGCTGGCGGATGGCGACTTTCTCGATATCGACTGGCACGGCCCGCATGACGCGCAAGCGCCATTGGTGCTGGTGCTGCACGGGTTGACCGGCTCCTCCAACTCGCCCTACGTGGCCGGCCTGCAAAAGGTCCTTGCCGCTCAAGGCTGGGCCAGCGCCGCGTTGAACTGGCGCGGCTGCTCGGGCGAACCGAATCTGTTGGCACGCAGTTATCACTCCGGCGCAAGCGAAGACCTGGCTGCGACGATTGCCCACCTGCAGGCCAAGCGGCCGTTGGCCCCCCTGTATGCCGTGGGTTATTCACTGGGCGGCAATGTGCTGCTCAAGCATCTGGGAGAAACCGGCGCGGCCTCCGGGCTAAAAGGCGCGGCGGCCGTGTCGGTGCCCTTTCGCCTCGACCAGTGTGCGGACCGTATCGGCCTGGGCTTTTCGCGGGTTTACCAGAAGCATTTCATGCGTGAAATGCTGGCGTATATCCGCGTCAAGCAAAGCCGTTTTCTGCAGGACGGGCGGGCAGATGGGCTCAAGACCCTCGAAGCCCTGGGCTCACTGGAGAAAATGCGTACGTTCTGGGACTTCGACGGTCGGGTCACTGCGCCGTTGCACGGATTCTTGAGTGCCGAGGACTATTACCGCCGCGCGTCGAGCCGCTATTACCTGGGTGACATCCGCGCTCCAACCCTCATCATCCAGGCGGCCGATGACCCGTTTGTGTTTGCCCACAGCCTGCCCGAAGCGAGTGAACTGTCGGCGTGCACTGAGTTTGAGTTGCTGGCAAAGGGGGGGCACGTGGGGTTTGTGGAGGGTTCGTTGAGACGACCGGGTTACTACCTGGAACGTCGCATTCCTCAATGGCTGCTGGCACAACACGGTTAA
- a CDS encoding sulfurtransferase, producing the protein MPLAQLISPQQLAERQKAGGWVILDCRFALEDPDYGLCSYAEGHIEGAQYADLERHLSGPVTKGVTGRHPLPAAHTFAEQLRAWGINADTDVVLYDDGPGAYAARAWWLLAWLGKRDGVFILDGGLKAWHAAGFPLSLDAPVIEPGSFVGTPDNRLVLDAEHLQKRLGQPGLTLIDARAQPRFRGEVEPIDPVAGHIPGAQCAAFNENLGSDGRFLPAEQLKQRFAAQLQGRSPDELVAYCGSGVTACHNLFALSLAGYPLGKLYAGSWSEWITDPQREIATGD; encoded by the coding sequence ATGCCGCTTGCCCAACTGATCAGCCCCCAGCAACTGGCCGAACGCCAGAAGGCCGGCGGGTGGGTGATACTGGATTGCCGTTTTGCCCTGGAGGACCCGGATTACGGACTCTGCAGCTATGCCGAAGGGCATATCGAGGGCGCGCAGTATGCCGACCTGGAGCGCCACCTCAGCGGCCCGGTGACCAAGGGCGTGACTGGCCGTCACCCGTTGCCAGCCGCCCACACCTTCGCCGAGCAATTGCGCGCCTGGGGTATCAACGCCGACACCGACGTGGTGCTCTACGATGACGGCCCCGGCGCCTATGCCGCCCGCGCCTGGTGGTTGCTGGCCTGGCTGGGCAAGCGTGACGGCGTGTTTATCCTGGATGGCGGCCTCAAGGCCTGGCACGCGGCGGGTTTTCCGTTGAGCCTGGACGCGCCGGTGATCGAGCCGGGCAGCTTTGTCGGTACACCGGACAATCGCCTGGTGCTGGATGCCGAGCATCTGCAAAAACGCCTGGGCCAACCTGGCTTGACCCTGATCGATGCCCGCGCCCAACCGCGCTTTCGCGGGGAAGTGGAGCCCATCGACCCGGTTGCCGGCCACATTCCGGGTGCGCAGTGCGCGGCTTTCAATGAAAACCTCGGCAGTGACGGCCGCTTCCTGCCAGCCGAGCAACTCAAGCAACGCTTCGCCGCTCAATTGCAGGGGCGCTCGCCGGATGAACTGGTGGCGTATTGCGGTTCGGGCGTGACGGCGTGTCACAACCTGTTCGCCCTGAGCCTGGCGGGATATCCGTTGGGCAAGTTGTATGCGGGGTCGTGGAGCGAGTGGATTACCGATCCACAGCGTGAAATCGCCACAGGCGACTGA
- a CDS encoding TetR/AcrR family transcriptional regulator, with protein MAPRVKTSERIVQTSLELFNQQGERSVSTNHIAAHMEISPGNLYYHFPNKQAIIAVLFREYEALVDSFLRPPQGRAVTVEDKRFYLQAVLAGMWRYRFLHRDLEHLLESDPELATGYRRFSQRCLVQGGAIYQGFVDAGILNMDPVQTEALTLNAWIILTSWVRFLCTTNENSAHLSAEAIKRGVYQVLVLEAGFVTPQAKDAVDALFKEFYVPLNQALEEVK; from the coding sequence ATGGCACCACGAGTAAAGACCAGCGAGCGCATTGTGCAAACCAGCCTGGAGCTTTTTAACCAGCAGGGCGAGCGCAGTGTGAGCACCAACCATATTGCCGCCCATATGGAAATTTCGCCGGGCAACCTGTACTACCACTTCCCCAACAAGCAGGCGATCATCGCCGTGTTGTTTCGCGAATACGAAGCCCTGGTGGACAGTTTCCTGCGCCCGCCCCAGGGCCGCGCGGTCACGGTCGAAGACAAGCGCTTCTATCTGCAGGCGGTATTGGCCGGCATGTGGCGCTACCGCTTCCTGCATCGCGACCTTGAGCACCTGCTGGAAAGCGACCCGGAACTGGCTACCGGCTATCGGCGTTTTTCCCAGCGCTGCCTGGTCCAGGGCGGCGCTATCTACCAAGGGTTTGTCGACGCCGGCATTCTCAACATGGACCCGGTGCAAACCGAGGCCCTGACCCTCAATGCCTGGATCATCCTCACCTCCTGGGTGCGTTTTTTGTGCACCACCAATGAAAATTCCGCCCACTTGAGCGCCGAGGCGATCAAGCGTGGGGTGTATCAGGTGCTGGTACTGGAGGCGGGTTTCGTCACGCCCCAGGCGAAGGATGCAGTGGATGCCTTGTTCAAAGAATTTTACGTGCCGTTGAATCAGGCATTGGAAGAAGTGAAGTAG